From the Bacteroidetes bacterium SB0662_bin_6 genome, one window contains:
- a CDS encoding type II toxin-antitoxin system VapC family toxin, giving the protein MITAVDTSVLLDVFLPDEQHGEQSKQRLRAAYDVGAIVVCDVVYAELAAMFGNRAALDRALQAINAAASPINSAIAYEAGLRWKRYRDAGGPRKRIISDFLIGAHALEAADAFLTRDRGFFSTYFPELSL; this is encoded by the coding sequence TCCTGCCGGATGAACAGCACGGCGAGCAGTCCAAGCAAAGGCTTCGCGCAGCCTATGACGTGGGGGCGATCGTCGTTTGCGACGTCGTCTATGCGGAACTGGCGGCGATGTTTGGCAATCGGGCTGCACTCGACCGCGCCTTGCAGGCGATCAATGCGGCCGCATCGCCGATCAATAGCGCCATCGCATACGAAGCCGGACTGCGCTGGAAGCGTTACCGTGATGCCGGCGGGCCGCGAAAGCGGATCATCTCGGACTTTCTCATCGGCGCACATGCGCTGGAGGCCGCCGACGCCTTTCTTACCCGCGACCGGGGTTTCTTTTCGACCTATTTCCCGGAACTGTCGCTCTAA